TGGGCAGGCCGGTCTGGCGGGCGATGCGGTGGAAGCCGGACTTCCAGTGCTCCCCCCGGCTCCGGGTGCCCTCGGCGGCCAGGCCGATGACGAACGGCTCGTCGCCCTCGGCCTCGGCGAGCAGGGCGCGGATGGTGTCGCCCGGGTGGTCGCGGTCGAGCGCGATGGCGCCGGTGGCCCGCAGGACCGGCGCGAGCGGGCCGCGGAACAGCTCGCGCTTGACCAGCAGCCGGATCGTGATGCCGTAGTCCCACGCCAGCAGCAGGGTCAGCACCCAGTCCCAGTTGGACGTGTGCGGGGCGCCGACCAGGACGCCGCGCTGCGGGACCGTGCCCGTCGTGCGCCACCGGGCGGCGCGCAGCACGAGGCGGGCGATCGAGCGGCGTACGGCGACGGCGGCGGTGGGGCGGGTCACGGCGCGACCGTACAGCGGGACGGCGCCCGACCGGCGGCCCCCTACGATGAGTCGCTGGGGCAGACGCACCGACC
This genomic interval from Nocardioides scoriae contains the following:
- a CDS encoding 1-acyl-sn-glycerol-3-phosphate acyltransferase; the protein is MTRPTAAVAVRRSIARLVLRAARWRTTGTVPQRGVLVGAPHTSNWDWVLTLLLAWDYGITIRLLVKRELFRGPLAPVLRATGAIALDRDHPGDTIRALLAEAEGDEPFVIGLAAEGTRSRGEHWKSGFHRIARQTGLPITLAFLDAPSRTVGWGPTFPASADVRADMDRVREFYADKTGIHPDDFTPPRLREEPRG